Below is a window of Colletes latitarsis isolate SP2378_abdomen chromosome 5, iyColLati1, whole genome shotgun sequence DNA.
TTGTGAAACGACTGTACAAACGCTCAATTTGATTCGGTGTAACTGTAACCAAATTAATTAACTTACTCGAATTATGATCTTGATCGTTACATTTTGCGTGATTCTATATTAcgaattaaatatttcgaaacaACATTGCATCAAGAAACCGAAGGAACCAAACAGAACAATAATGAACGCGTGTAACGTTCGAAGATAGTATATCTCGTTAATAAAACTTACATCCAGTAGCATCTTGGATTTGCGCTATTTCTTCTTCGCGCAAAAGAAGACTGGACCTATTACCCATATTTCTTTAATGCAACGATCAAAACGTTTCGCGATATTTTAACTTTACGCCCGGTATTTTTATCCTAGCATACAATTcttaattcatatttatttcctTGGGTCAAAGTGTACTATTCAATGACTAGCTGACATTATTTATCTATGGGCTGACAGATGACAGGTTAACCACAAGTGTCAAGGTAACTGATAAGAAGAAATTCTTAAGGCTGATACATATTGCGTATATTGCGTATTTATACTGTAAATGTTCTCAGTCTGAGTAATTTAAGAATTTAATCAGGCAAGAGCATTAACGGTATTCCCTGTTAAAGAACATCTTACGCAGAAAATATTTTCTGATTGGTTATGCTCAATAATAAGCTTATTACTTATGATATCACActggaattaaataaaaattaaagcaatctatattaaagatctCTATTCGAATATAAAGAATACCACATTCTAGGAACTTGTACTAACTGTAAAGATTGTAGcattgcattacccagaccgAATTATACTTTGTCCAATAAAATACGTACTTAAATATTCGTTAAAGATAGGATAATAAACAAATTCTTTTTATTCGAATACACAGCTTTCATATAATTTGCTGTATATAGTACAATGCTCAAAAATGTAATCGTTATTCGTCCTATTCGTTGATGTACATTAATTTAATGAAAACATAATTGATCACTTAGTAGTCTTGTGGTAAACATTATATCGATCCCTTATTCAAATTCATAAATAGAATATTTATACATCGTCCCTTGCTTTGAATTAACTTTTTCATAGAAACGAAATAACACGCATTCACGCTCCTACGTCCACGAATTCCAACGTCAGTAATCAGGAAGTGACGTTTTTACAGCATAGTCTCCACGTAGCGCCCTCAAATCTTAACGAATGCTTTTCGTACGTACGTCAAACACTGTGTAAAGCGTTCTCCAGTCACAAGCAACGTGAGTAGTTTCTGTATTTTCGTTAATCAGTTTTCTTTGTTAAAACGAATCAAAAACCATATTAACAACGAAACAGCCGAAGTCCATTATAACCTGCAAGTTATTTTCTGTTAATGAGTTTAAAATTAGGTATCTACGTTTCGTTAGAGACAATCGAGGTACATGCAATATAATGCTTGTGATTTGCTATATTGTTATAACATATGTGATATACGTATTCCGTACGTGTATAGATCGCGTAGATCTTCTGTATCTTCGATTTCGTAACATGAATCTACTTTATTTACAGTTTTAAAAGCACAATGGATCAAGTGAAGAAACTTACAGAGCCTGGACGGCAATTTACGAAAGACAGTATTCGTCTCGTCAAACGATGCACGAAGCCTGACCGAAAAGGTACGATAAGTATGAAAAGAAACATTAAAAAGAatttgattattaattaaattgtgAATAGACGTTTAACTTATTATACGATCTTTCTCAGAGTTCCAGAAAATCGCTATTGCCACAGCTATTGGTTTTTGCATAATGGGCTTCATAGGATTCTTTGTTAAATTAATTCATATTCCAATTAACAATATTATTGTGTAAGTAGATTGTTGATTTTAACATATAATTATCGTTTTGTTTAAATGATTGTGTTTACATAATTTTTTGTATGATTTTAGGGGTTCCTAGGTTCATGTTAAATAGGTCCAATTAACATTTAATAAGGCTATTTCTCCCTCATTCTTCTATGTacctttatttataaaataaaataatgtattCTGTCCTGAACTGATTgtgattgaagtatgcgaatgtgtgtgtgtatatcataataaattttataataaaataaatgtattagATGtaccttgttttttttttgttccaaTGTTCAGGACAaacctaaaataaaaattgtaaaaagatattaatatcGAAGGCACTTTTATtttaagaataaaattttttttcaaattacaaTGATAAAATTTTGTCAGCCAT
It encodes the following:
- the LOC143341855 gene encoding protein transport protein Sec61 subunit gamma; its protein translation is MDQVKKLTEPGRQFTKDSIRLVKRCTKPDRKEFQKIAIATAIGFCIMGFIGFFVKLIHIPINNIIVGS